One stretch of Micromonospora echinospora DNA includes these proteins:
- a CDS encoding oligosaccharide flippase family protein — MVGTRAVVAAVTRPDAGGTPTLTAPPPGPGAGLGGAARQGFANLVGVGLAAVAGFGLNIVIARGWSVREAGMFFAATSAFMIAASAARLGTDVGTVYFVSRQRTLDRRDQIRGTILVGLLPVLAVGALLGLAGWVAAPALARATMPEAGPEAVTALRILLAFVPLAALNDYALAACRGFGQMRPLLTVERLGRTLVQFLAVAVAAWLGMSATVALPLAWVVPYLLAAVVALFWLSRLVGRAGRQVTRPVPARELAGPFWRFTGPRAVSSLAAIVVQRLDIVLLSALRGPAEAAIYTAATRFLALGQLSSVALSSSVQHRLAAAFARNDRAEAGQLYQVATGWLVILSWPAYLIFAAFATPMLALFGGDYADGRRVVVLLALTMLLATGCGMVDMVLNMAGRTAWTFYNAMTGTVLNVVGNLLLIPRFGILGAALAWIVSILVTNLVPLTQLWWSMRLHPFGAGTRTAMALAVVALGLPLGAASLLDATTPVLALVTAVGLAAYVAGVWRWRRTLNLDALRALRRGRNRAGSDPAAQS, encoded by the coding sequence GTGGTGGGGACGCGTGCCGTCGTGGCGGCGGTGACCCGGCCGGACGCCGGCGGCACCCCGACGCTCACCGCTCCACCGCCCGGACCGGGCGCGGGGCTCGGCGGCGCGGCCCGGCAGGGCTTCGCGAACCTGGTCGGTGTCGGCCTGGCCGCGGTGGCGGGCTTCGGGCTCAACATCGTCATCGCCCGGGGCTGGTCGGTCCGCGAGGCCGGCATGTTCTTCGCGGCTACCAGCGCGTTCATGATCGCCGCGTCGGCGGCCCGGCTCGGCACCGACGTCGGCACTGTCTACTTCGTCAGCCGCCAGCGCACGCTCGACCGCCGCGACCAGATCCGCGGCACGATCCTGGTCGGGTTGCTGCCGGTGCTCGCGGTCGGCGCGCTGCTCGGCCTCGCCGGCTGGGTGGCCGCGCCGGCGCTGGCCCGCGCCACCATGCCGGAGGCCGGCCCGGAGGCGGTGACCGCGCTGCGCATCCTGCTGGCGTTCGTGCCGCTGGCCGCGCTCAACGACTACGCGCTCGCCGCCTGCCGGGGCTTCGGCCAGATGCGCCCGCTGCTCACAGTGGAGCGGCTCGGCCGCACGCTCGTGCAGTTCCTGGCCGTGGCGGTGGCCGCCTGGCTCGGCATGTCCGCCACCGTGGCGCTGCCGCTGGCCTGGGTGGTGCCGTACCTGCTCGCCGCTGTGGTCGCGCTGTTCTGGTTGAGCCGGCTCGTCGGCCGGGCCGGTCGCCAGGTGACCCGGCCGGTGCCGGCGCGTGAGCTGGCCGGGCCGTTCTGGCGTTTCACCGGACCCCGCGCGGTCAGCAGCCTGGCCGCGATCGTGGTGCAGCGACTGGACATCGTGCTGCTCAGCGCGCTGCGTGGGCCGGCCGAGGCGGCCATCTACACGGCGGCGACCCGGTTCCTGGCGCTGGGCCAGCTCTCCAGCGTCGCGCTGTCCAGCTCGGTGCAGCACCGGCTGGCCGCCGCGTTCGCCCGCAACGACCGGGCCGAGGCGGGCCAGCTCTACCAGGTCGCCACCGGCTGGCTGGTGATCCTCTCCTGGCCCGCGTACCTGATCTTCGCGGCCTTCGCCACGCCGATGCTGGCGCTGTTCGGAGGCGACTACGCCGACGGCCGCCGGGTCGTGGTGCTGCTGGCGCTGACCATGCTGCTGGCCACCGGATGCGGCATGGTCGACATGGTGCTCAACATGGCCGGGCGCACCGCGTGGACGTTCTACAACGCGATGACCGGCACCGTGCTCAACGTGGTCGGCAACCTGCTGCTCATCCCGCGGTTCGGCATCCTCGGCGCGGCCCTGGCCTGGATCGTCTCGATCCTGGTCACCAACCTGGTGCCGCTGACCCAGCTCTGGTGGTCGATGCGACTGCACCCGTTCGGCGCCGGCACCCGTACCGCGATGGCGCTCGCCGTCGTCGCGCTGGGTCTGCCGCTCGGCGCGGCGAGCCTGCTCGACGCCACGACGCCGGTGCTCGCGCTGGTGACCGCCGTCGGCCTGGCCGCGTACGTGGCGGGTGTCTGGCGCTGGCGGCGCACCCTGAACCTCGACGCGCTGCGGGCCCTGCGCCGCGGCCGCAACCGCGCCGGGTCGGACCCGGCCGCCCAGTCCTGA